A genome region from Bradyrhizobium sp. WSM1417 includes the following:
- a CDS encoding condensation domain-containing protein has product MKVFGVTQIDAAAGTQSAALPRISAVPRPASVPLSLRQQQFWFVSRLKGGSEDCHVQTMLRLRGQLDEAVLQSALDGLVARHEVLRTTFAAQDGEPFQKVSRARTGLLVRRDHLTGAADLEAALSELVRREVEVPFDLELGPLIRARLVRLAMDDHALVITMHHMVSDTLSRNILTRNLSEFYNAIRENCAGRFKVLPVQYADYALWQHRWLSGQALQRQSDYWHRILAGAPAVLELPTDRPRSSRPVNYGRDVELALHPGLTNQIKALSRNLGTSLFVMLLSASVLVLARLSGRDELVIGTPGANRAYSEIRLIDLFMNPLALRIDLSSDPTLEILVESGQAAVVEANAHQDLPFEQALKLVSSSRTLAHGPIFQVAFACENNVIEPAQLGAETRMREPLRPLRVT; this is encoded by the coding sequence ATGAAAGTGTTCGGGGTGACCCAAATCGACGCGGCCGCCGGTACACAGTCAGCTGCGCTTCCGCGAATTTCGGCAGTACCGCGTCCTGCGAGCGTGCCGTTGTCGCTGCGTCAGCAGCAATTTTGGTTTGTCTCGCGTCTGAAGGGCGGTAGCGAAGATTGTCACGTGCAGACGATGCTTCGGCTTCGCGGCCAACTGGATGAGGCTGTACTGCAGTCGGCTCTCGATGGATTGGTGGCACGCCACGAGGTGCTGCGCACAACCTTCGCCGCGCAGGACGGCGAGCCATTTCAGAAGGTCAGTCGGGCGCGTACCGGACTCCTCGTGAGACGGGATCATCTGACGGGGGCGGCAGACCTGGAGGCGGCGCTCTCCGAGCTCGTGCGCCGCGAGGTGGAGGTGCCATTTGATCTGGAACTTGGTCCGCTGATCCGCGCGCGGCTTGTGCGCTTGGCGATGGACGACCATGCGCTCGTCATTACTATGCACCACATGGTCTCGGACACTTTGTCAAGGAATATCCTCACGCGGAATCTCAGCGAGTTTTATAATGCGATTAGGGAAAACTGCGCGGGTCGATTCAAGGTGTTGCCGGTGCAGTATGCGGACTATGCGCTTTGGCAGCACCGTTGGCTCTCGGGCCAGGCGTTGCAGCGTCAGTCGGACTACTGGCACCGGATACTGGCGGGCGCACCAGCAGTGCTGGAGCTGCCCACGGATCGGCCGCGTTCATCCCGGCCGGTCAACTACGGCCGCGACGTCGAGCTTGCGCTGCACCCGGGTCTTACAAACCAAATCAAAGCGCTGAGCCGAAATCTTGGCACGAGCTTGTTCGTGATGCTGCTGTCAGCCTCGGTGTTGGTACTAGCGAGGCTGTCGGGTCGCGATGAGCTGGTGATCGGCACGCCGGGTGCGAACCGGGCGTACTCCGAAATAAGGCTGATCGACCTATTTATGAATCCTTTGGCGCTGCGCATCGATTTGTCGAGCGATCCAACGCTGGAGATTTTAGTGGAGAGCGGGCAGGCCGCCGTGGTGGAGGCGAACGCGCACCAAGATCTACCTTTCGAACAGGCGCTGAAGCTCGTCAGTTCGTCGCGCACCTTGGCTCACGGCCCTATCTTCCAGGTAGCGTTTGCATGTGAAAACAATGTTATCGAGCCAGCGCAGCTAGGGGCTGAAACTCGAATGCGTGAACCCTTGCGTCCGCTTCGCGTAACATGA
- a CDS encoding KamA family radical SAM protein — MKFMEGTRALGKHELQASSITRYQVTKFYRERITNSRYYEQLKHIVEPSAKEFESPGSLDTSGEHDNTVTPGLQHKYAQTGLLLVTDRCASYCRFCFRKRIVGKNSDEIAPNFSLIAQYIGTHPEMTNVLLSGGDPFVLSSAKLDRILDHLLPIPHLETIRFGTKMFAFAPKRFEDRALADLFRRIHESGKTAAIVTHFDHIGEISVDAEWRVRSLRALGVQFFNQSVLLAKVNDDAEILAATFAKCHQMGVRPYYLFQARPVKGASHFQVPLRRGLEIARSVNQRLSGIQKTFKYIMSHYTGKIEILDLGADGRLYMRYHQNKTSENIGRIFSRQHVDAACWLDDLPEE; from the coding sequence ATGAAATTCATGGAGGGGACGCGCGCCCTTGGTAAACATGAGTTGCAAGCCAGCAGCATCACGCGCTATCAGGTCACAAAGTTCTATCGCGAACGGATCACCAATAGTCGTTACTACGAGCAACTTAAGCATATTGTGGAACCTTCAGCAAAGGAGTTTGAGAGCCCTGGCAGTTTGGACACGAGCGGCGAGCACGACAATACGGTCACCCCTGGACTACAGCACAAGTACGCGCAGACCGGGCTGTTGCTGGTAACGGACCGTTGCGCGTCATATTGTCGTTTTTGTTTCCGCAAACGCATTGTAGGCAAAAATTCCGACGAAATCGCACCTAATTTCTCCCTGATTGCGCAGTACATCGGCACTCACCCTGAGATGACCAACGTGCTGTTATCGGGAGGCGACCCATTCGTGCTCAGCAGTGCCAAGCTCGACAGAATACTCGATCATCTGCTGCCGATCCCGCACTTGGAGACAATTCGATTCGGCACGAAAATGTTCGCTTTTGCGCCCAAGCGGTTCGAAGATCGCGCTCTAGCGGATTTGTTCCGAAGGATACATGAATCCGGTAAGACCGCAGCAATAGTTACACATTTTGATCACATCGGTGAAATCTCGGTTGATGCCGAGTGGCGGGTTCGCTCTTTGCGCGCACTGGGCGTGCAGTTCTTCAACCAGTCCGTACTTCTCGCGAAAGTCAATGACGATGCCGAGATCCTGGCGGCGACCTTCGCAAAATGTCACCAAATGGGTGTCCGCCCATATTACCTCTTTCAGGCTAGGCCTGTAAAAGGTGCATCGCATTTTCAAGTTCCTCTCCGTCGTGGGCTTGAAATTGCGCGCAGCGTCAATCAACGTCTCAGTGGAATTCAAAAGACATTCAAATACATCATGTCTCACTACACGGGAAAGATCGAGATTCTCGACTTGGGAGCAGATGGTCGCCTATATATGCGGTACCACCAAAACAAGACTTCCGAAAATATAGGAAGGATCTTTTCTCGGCAGCACGTCGACGCTGCTTGCTGGTTGGACGACTTGCCCGAAGAGTGA
- a CDS encoding 3-keto-5-aminohexanoate cleavage protein, whose protein sequence is MISEVFITCAVTGSAGTIRSPLVPITPEEIASSAIKAARAGAAMVHIHVRDPETKRGSRDIALYREVVERIRNSEVNPLINLTSGMGGDLVLGGPNAPLPPNPAGTDMAGALERLVHVEELHPEICTLDCGTMNWGTDSNYVFVNSAATLRAMATRLKELGVRPELEVFDAGQLVMVNDLIGQGLIDEPPLIQLCMGIRYGAPDDLTTLMALVHRLPARAIFSAFSIGRMQLPYVALAPLVGANVRVGLEDNVYLSRGRLATNADLVQRAVEILERIDVRVMSPDEVRTKLALSVRA, encoded by the coding sequence ATGATTTCTGAGGTATTCATTACGTGTGCCGTTACAGGTAGTGCAGGCACCATACGTAGTCCGCTGGTGCCAATAACTCCTGAGGAGATAGCCAGTTCTGCTATCAAGGCGGCGCGCGCTGGGGCAGCTATGGTGCACATTCACGTGCGCGATCCGGAAACCAAGCGGGGGTCGCGCGATATAGCACTGTATCGTGAAGTCGTCGAGCGCATCCGTAACTCCGAGGTTAATCCGCTTATCAATCTAACTTCAGGGATGGGCGGCGACCTCGTGCTTGGTGGGCCAAATGCTCCCCTTCCCCCGAATCCTGCGGGAACGGATATGGCGGGCGCGCTCGAGCGACTCGTGCACGTCGAGGAGCTGCATCCCGAAATTTGTACGCTGGACTGCGGAACAATGAACTGGGGCACCGATAGCAATTACGTCTTTGTCAACAGCGCGGCGACGCTGCGCGCGATGGCTACGCGCTTGAAAGAGCTTGGTGTTCGCCCCGAGCTCGAGGTCTTTGATGCTGGCCAGCTGGTCATGGTGAACGATCTGATCGGGCAGGGGCTTATCGACGAACCGCCGCTAATCCAGTTGTGCATGGGGATTCGCTACGGCGCGCCCGACGATCTGACTACGCTGATGGCGCTCGTGCATCGGCTGCCAGCTCGCGCCATCTTCTCAGCGTTCTCCATCGGGCGGATGCAGCTTCCGTACGTGGCGCTGGCACCATTGGTGGGCGCGAACGTGCGTGTAGGGCTGGAGGATAATGTGTACCTTTCCCGCGGGCGTTTGGCGACGAACGCTGATCTTGTGCAGAGAGCTGTCGAGATACTCGAGCGAATCGATGTCCGAGTGATGAGCCCAGACGAGGTGCGAACGAAGCTCGCGCTTTCAGTTCGTGCGTGA
- a CDS encoding 3-hydroxyacyl-CoA dehydrogenase family protein has product MHPLVVRNEVDGFIANRLQEALWRDALWLVHDDLATVQEVDDAVCYSFGLRRPIMGPLLTYRMACGGTGMREAMERLGPYPKWPLSKLTECPS; this is encoded by the coding sequence ATGCATCCGCTTGTGGTACGCAATGAGGTCGACGGCTTCATTGCGAACCGGCTGCAGGAGGCGCTGTGGCGCGACGCGCTATGGCTGGTGCACGACGATCTGGCTACCGTGCAGGAGGTCGATGATGCGGTCTGCTATTCCTTTGGGCTCCGCCGACCGATCATGGGTCCTCTTCTGACCTACCGCATGGCCTGTGGCGGGACAGGCATGCGCGAAGCCATGGAGCGACTTGGACCATACCCGAAGTGGCCACTGTCAAAGCTCACCGAGTGCCCGAGCTGA
- a CDS encoding aminotransferase class I/II-fold pyridoxal phosphate-dependent enzyme, with translation MQWPTVHSDRSRPVTDVRNNAYVIGQSKPSFDASYLADFMTASEDCSTARTIASVNGPHKSCPQVLDFVGCSYLGLDNHPVVIAEAIEAQQSLHLSSARARLTLNLLRQLEEDLSELFSARVLVFSSGMLANLGAMPILASGRLTGGTKPVLVFDSSAHISLSYHKPVVADVTRVETIPHNDICALERLCRENAVVAYVCNDLCSMAGSSPLERLRQLQERYGLFLYIDDAHSISIVGHHGEGFARSRFSRVLGERTIIAGSLAKGFGASGGLLMLGTTRQEALFRQHCVPYALSTPLNLAAVGAALGSCKIHRSAELGERQRRVAERIKLFDHRIATAEHGSLLPIRMIFAGSETNGIAIARTLLNRGFHTQATFPTKTAPGTASIRVRITAEHELGNIEQLCDCILDTVAATTGKPYPLR, from the coding sequence ATGCAATGGCCGACAGTTCACTCCGACCGTAGCCGTCCTGTCACAGACGTTCGGAACAACGCCTACGTAATTGGACAGAGCAAGCCGTCCTTCGATGCGTCATACTTAGCTGATTTCATGACGGCCAGCGAAGATTGCAGCACCGCAAGAACCATTGCTTCGGTGAACGGTCCGCATAAAAGTTGTCCGCAAGTGCTGGATTTTGTGGGATGCTCCTACTTGGGGTTGGACAATCATCCGGTAGTTATCGCTGAAGCGATCGAAGCGCAGCAATCGCTGCATTTATCGTCTGCTCGAGCGCGCCTCACTCTCAATCTTCTGCGACAACTTGAAGAAGATCTCTCCGAACTGTTCTCCGCGCGCGTACTCGTTTTCTCGAGTGGCATGCTCGCCAATCTTGGGGCGATGCCTATTCTTGCTTCGGGTCGGTTAACGGGCGGAACAAAGCCCGTGCTTGTCTTTGATAGCTCTGCACATATTTCGCTCAGCTATCACAAGCCCGTTGTCGCTGATGTGACGAGGGTGGAAACGATCCCACACAACGATATTTGCGCGCTTGAACGGTTGTGCCGCGAGAATGCGGTGGTCGCCTACGTGTGCAACGACCTCTGCTCGATGGCAGGCTCTTCGCCACTTGAGAGACTACGTCAGCTCCAGGAACGTTACGGGCTCTTTCTCTATATCGACGATGCTCACAGCATATCAATCGTCGGACATCATGGCGAAGGATTTGCTCGCTCTCGCTTTTCACGAGTCCTCGGTGAGAGAACCATCATAGCAGGCTCACTGGCCAAGGGCTTCGGCGCGTCGGGCGGGCTGTTGATGCTCGGAACAACGCGACAAGAGGCGCTGTTTCGGCAGCACTGCGTTCCGTATGCGCTTTCGACGCCACTGAATCTGGCCGCAGTTGGCGCAGCGCTCGGATCCTGCAAGATTCACCGCTCGGCAGAGCTTGGCGAACGACAGAGGCGGGTAGCGGAAAGAATCAAGCTTTTTGACCATCGTATCGCAACCGCCGAGCACGGCAGCTTACTTCCGATCAGAATGATCTTCGCCGGATCGGAAACCAATGGGATTGCAATTGCAAGAACTCTTCTGAATCGCGGGTTTCATACGCAAGCCACATTCCCTACAAAGACCGCACCAGGAACAGCGAGCATCCGGGTACGCATTACAGCAGAGCACGAGCTTGGGAATATAGAGCAACTATGCGATTGTATCTTGGATACCGTCGCCGCGACGACGGGAAAACCTTACCCCTTGAGGTGA
- a CDS encoding transposase, giving the protein MSDDDQKLRVRLVGRNGRRRYEAASKERLVTACLEPGVSVSRLALEHGVNANLLRKWIKKHSATRSLPPSSRPAFIPVQLEGKAERDLSRKDSVATVDLPACDEVRGSKPKGTPAFCSPAKVSVSLPNGVKLALECGDVDALTAIIGALGDV; this is encoded by the coding sequence ATGAGCGACGATGATCAGAAACTGCGGGTCAGGCTTGTCGGCCGGAACGGTCGCCGGCGTTACGAGGCGGCATCGAAAGAGCGTCTTGTCACGGCCTGCCTCGAGCCTGGGGTTTCGGTATCGAGGCTTGCACTCGAACATGGGGTCAACGCGAACCTCCTTCGGAAGTGGATCAAGAAGCACAGCGCGACCAGGTCGCTGCCGCCGTCCTCACGCCCGGCGTTCATCCCGGTTCAGCTTGAGGGGAAGGCCGAGCGGGACCTGTCGCGAAAAGACAGCGTGGCGACGGTTGATTTGCCGGCTTGCGATGAAGTGCGTGGTTCGAAACCCAAAGGGACTCCAGCTTTTTGTTCTCCGGCCAAAGTGAGCGTGTCGCTGCCGAACGGCGTGAAGCTCGCGCTGGAATGCGGCGATGTGGATGCATTAACGGCGATTATCGGAGCGCTGGGCGATGTTTAG
- the tnpB gene encoding IS66 family insertion sequence element accessory protein TnpB (TnpB, as the term is used for proteins encoded by IS66 family insertion elements, is considered an accessory protein, since TnpC, encoded by a neighboring gene, is a DDE family transposase.): protein MFRLGGDLQVYLHREPIDFRAGINSLAVLVQETMALDPFTPAVFAFCNRRCDRMKLLFFDRSGFVLVLKRLTEDRFRWPRRQEAIVTLTTEQLHWILDGIDIDAMVRHPVRQYQVAG, encoded by the coding sequence ATGTTTAGACTGGGCGGTGACCTGCAGGTCTATCTGCACCGTGAGCCGATCGACTTCCGGGCTGGCATCAACAGCCTTGCGGTCCTGGTCCAGGAGACGATGGCGCTCGATCCATTCACTCCGGCGGTTTTTGCGTTCTGCAATCGCCGTTGCGACCGGATGAAGCTTCTGTTCTTCGATCGGTCCGGCTTTGTACTGGTCCTGAAGCGGCTGACCGAGGACAGGTTCCGATGGCCGCGCCGCCAGGAGGCGATCGTCACGCTGACGACGGAGCAATTGCACTGGATCCTTGACGGCATCGATATCGATGCGATGGTCCGCCATCCGGTGCGGCAATATCAGGTTGCCGGCTGA
- a CDS encoding IS66 family transposase, translating into MNRTGDPSVEVLLARIAALQAENHQLADRVAKLEEELALARLHRFAPRSEKHVDRLFNEAEHASDEDDAGSETNNIAELPDTGLPPVENTTGKKRGRRPLPGNLPRERVEYDLSDDQKACPCCRGQMHRMGEAVTEQLHIEVKAKVLQNVRFKYACRHCDRTGIHARVVTAPMPTQPLPGSVATPSTLAFALVHKYVDGTPLYRLAQAFERAGVPVSRGALGHWVIGSSEKHLRRIYDALKLRLRSQPLIHGDETTVQVLKEKDKKATSTSYMWAYRSGKGSHEPIVLLDYQPGRGQIHPQAFLGDYRGIVMSDGYTAWRTLEGATHIGCMAHSRRRFVDALKARKKGGGPPEQALRFFEQLYRVERQARDGTPEKGETQADCIRRFRQQHSVPILNALKVWLDDMAPKVLPDSKLGDAVSYTQNQWEYLTRYTGDGSMPIDNNLLERDIRVFATGRKSWLFSDTVDGAKASAVVYSLMLSCRASRVEPLAWLRHVLTELPQRAGDADITDLLPFNFHKAATA; encoded by the coding sequence ATGAATCGAACCGGCGATCCGAGTGTTGAAGTGCTGTTGGCACGCATTGCTGCGCTGCAGGCGGAGAACCATCAACTCGCCGACCGCGTCGCCAAGCTCGAGGAAGAACTGGCGCTGGCACGCCTGCATCGTTTTGCGCCGCGCAGCGAAAAGCATGTTGATCGTCTCTTCAATGAAGCCGAGCATGCCTCCGATGAGGATGACGCCGGCAGTGAAACGAACAATATCGCCGAACTTCCGGACACGGGCTTGCCGCCCGTCGAAAACACAACGGGAAAGAAGCGCGGCCGGAGGCCGCTGCCGGGGAACCTACCTCGTGAGCGCGTCGAGTATGACCTGTCCGACGATCAGAAGGCGTGTCCTTGCTGCCGTGGCCAGATGCATCGCATGGGCGAGGCTGTCACCGAGCAACTTCATATCGAGGTGAAGGCGAAGGTTTTACAGAATGTGCGCTTCAAATATGCGTGCCGCCATTGCGATCGCACCGGGATCCACGCCCGTGTTGTGACCGCGCCGATGCCGACGCAACCGTTGCCGGGCAGCGTTGCCACGCCCTCGACGCTGGCGTTCGCGCTGGTTCACAAATATGTCGATGGCACGCCGCTCTACCGCCTGGCGCAGGCCTTCGAACGTGCAGGTGTTCCTGTCAGCCGCGGCGCTTTGGGCCACTGGGTGATTGGCTCGAGCGAGAAGCATCTGCGTCGCATCTACGACGCCCTGAAGCTGCGGCTCAGATCACAACCTCTCATCCATGGCGACGAGACGACGGTTCAGGTCCTCAAGGAGAAGGACAAAAAGGCCACCAGCACATCGTACATGTGGGCTTATCGTAGCGGCAAGGGCAGCCACGAGCCGATCGTTCTTCTGGATTATCAGCCAGGCCGCGGCCAAATCCACCCGCAAGCCTTCCTCGGCGATTACCGTGGCATTGTGATGAGTGACGGCTATACCGCATGGCGCACGCTGGAAGGGGCCACCCACATTGGATGCATGGCCCACTCCCGGCGGCGCTTTGTCGATGCCCTCAAAGCCAGGAAGAAGGGCGGCGGTCCGCCCGAGCAAGCGCTGCGGTTCTTTGAACAGCTCTACCGGGTTGAAAGGCAGGCGCGGGACGGAACACCGGAGAAGGGTGAAACACAGGCCGACTGCATTCGCCGCTTCCGCCAGCAACATAGTGTCCCCATCCTCAATGCTCTCAAAGTATGGCTCGATGACATGGCCCCGAAGGTCTTGCCTGACAGCAAGCTCGGCGATGCCGTATCCTACACCCAGAACCAATGGGAATATCTGACGCGCTACACCGGGGACGGCAGCATGCCGATTGACAACAATCTTCTGGAGCGCGACATCAGGGTTTTTGCAACTGGCAGGAAGAGTTGGTTGTTCAGCGATACTGTGGACGGAGCCAAGGCCAGTGCCGTCGTCTATAGCCTGATGCTGTCCTGCCGCGCCTCACGTGTCGAGCCGTTAGCGTGGTTGCGCCACGTCCTCACCGAATTGCCTCAGCGCGCCGGCGACGCCGATATTACAGACCTGCTGCCCTTCAACTTCCACAAAGCCGCCACTGCCTGA
- a CDS encoding helix-turn-helix domain-containing protein produces MPDGTIAAVLNRAGKSTGRGNSWTRARVRHLRNQQAIAPYREGERMERGEITLDEAAAVLKVSPSTVRRLIAERSLPAHQLCKGAPWVIKAPDLEHPEVRNAAQARRVRRPSSGDLRQRELEL; encoded by the coding sequence ATGCCCGACGGCACGATCGCAGCGGTCCTCAACCGAGCGGGCAAGTCGACGGGGCGGGGTAACAGCTGGACCCGCGCCCGCGTTCGCCACTTGCGCAACCAGCAAGCTATCGCGCCCTACCGGGAAGGCGAACGCATGGAGAGAGGAGAAATCACTCTGGACGAAGCCGCTGCTGTGTTGAAGGTCAGCCCATCGACGGTTCGCCGCCTGATCGCGGAGCGAAGCTTGCCCGCGCACCAGCTGTGCAAGGGCGCACCCTGGGTGATTAAGGCGCCTGACCTGGAGCACCCCGAGGTCAGGAATGCCGCGCAGGCGCGGCGTGTCCGGCGCCCGTCGTCTGGCGATCTGCGCCAAAGAGAGCTTGAACTATAA
- a CDS encoding recombinase family protein gives MSKITPEHLARQAAVYIRQSTADQVINNKESQRRQYGLADRARQLGWSEVIVIDDDLGRSGGGTARPGFEKLLTAICEGRVGAVVSIEASGLARNGRDWHTLLEFCGLVGTLIVDEDGVYDPRHPNDRLLLGMKGTMSEMELSIFRQRSLEALKQKARRGELFLNVAIGYIKVSHDQIEKDPDRRIQEALTLVFAKFAEMQTLRQVHLWLRQERIALPAVSRGPEGRHVEWKLPVYNTIRHILTNPIYAGTYAFGRSGSRVTIEAGRKRIVRGFRRERSNWEVLIKDHHEGYITWAEFERNQRLIADNANGKSFMSRGSVRCGEALLAGLLRCGHCGRKLHVAYSGTHSNVGRYHCRGSQINHGGEPCISFGGLRVDAAISTEVIARLQPLGVQAALSAMEDRGREHAEKLSQLELALEQARYEATRARRRYEAVDPDNRLVAGELERRWNERLLAARALEEERGALLAKPESPLSEADRERLLALGSDLERAWNSPGATPATRKRIIRTLATKSLYASAMRQLSL, from the coding sequence GTGAGCAAGATCACGCCTGAGCACCTTGCTCGCCAGGCCGCCGTCTACATTCGTCAGTCGACGGCCGACCAGGTTATCAACAACAAAGAGAGCCAGCGCCGCCAGTACGGCTTGGCCGACCGTGCGCGCCAGCTGGGCTGGAGCGAGGTGATCGTGATCGACGATGATCTCGGTCGCTCTGGTGGCGGCACCGCGCGTCCCGGGTTCGAGAAGCTACTCACCGCGATTTGCGAAGGGCGAGTTGGCGCTGTGGTCTCGATCGAGGCCTCTGGGCTGGCCCGCAACGGCAGGGACTGGCATACGCTCCTGGAGTTCTGCGGGCTCGTTGGAACGCTGATCGTCGATGAGGATGGCGTCTACGATCCGCGCCACCCCAATGATCGCCTTCTGCTCGGCATGAAGGGCACAATGAGCGAGATGGAGCTGTCGATCTTTCGGCAGCGCTCGCTTGAGGCCTTGAAGCAGAAGGCGCGCAGGGGTGAGCTCTTCCTCAACGTTGCCATCGGCTATATCAAAGTCTCCCACGATCAGATCGAGAAGGATCCTGATCGACGCATTCAGGAGGCGCTCACACTCGTGTTCGCCAAGTTCGCCGAGATGCAGACGCTGCGCCAGGTCCACCTATGGTTACGGCAAGAGCGAATCGCCTTGCCTGCAGTCAGCCGTGGCCCCGAGGGCCGTCACGTCGAGTGGAAGTTACCCGTCTACAACACGATCCGCCACATCCTGACCAATCCGATCTATGCTGGCACCTACGCCTTCGGGCGTTCAGGCAGTCGGGTGACGATCGAGGCCGGCCGCAAGAGAATCGTGCGGGGCTTCCGCCGGGAGCGCAGCAACTGGGAGGTTTTGATCAAGGACCACCATGAGGGCTACATTACATGGGCGGAGTTCGAGAGGAATCAGCGTTTGATCGCCGATAACGCCAATGGGAAGAGCTTCATGAGTCGTGGCTCGGTCCGCTGCGGTGAGGCCCTTCTTGCGGGGCTCCTTCGTTGCGGTCACTGCGGTCGTAAACTTCACGTTGCCTACAGCGGCACGCACAGCAACGTCGGGCGCTATCATTGCCGCGGCAGCCAGATCAATCATGGCGGAGAGCCATGCATCTCGTTCGGCGGCCTGCGTGTGGATGCCGCAATCAGCACCGAAGTCATCGCGCGCCTGCAGCCGCTCGGAGTCCAAGCTGCGCTGTCTGCCATGGAGGACCGCGGCCGGGAGCACGCCGAGAAGCTGAGTCAACTTGAACTTGCTCTTGAGCAAGCGCGCTATGAGGCCACTCGGGCTCGTCGGCGATATGAGGCTGTCGATCCCGACAATCGCCTGGTCGCCGGCGAGCTGGAGCGACGTTGGAATGAACGCCTGCTGGCCGCCCGCGCGCTCGAGGAAGAGCGCGGTGCACTGTTGGCCAAGCCGGAGAGTCCTCTGAGCGAGGCGGACCGCGAGCGGTTGCTCGCGCTTGGCTCCGATTTGGAGCGGGCCTGGAACAGTCCTGGGGCGACGCCTGCCACGCGCAAGCGGATCATCCGAACCTTAGCCACGAAGTCGTTGTACGCGTCGGCGATGCGGCAATTGAGCTTGTGA
- a CDS encoding transposase: MGLDSKKDVHLDGSSGGRVSRLEVLEGPSGRRVRSEAERARIVAESLLPGAQVSEVARKHGATRWQIYDWRRRFRQRGMLAPCEASQSTFAPLVVEGALQERQVPAIKLEIAIGDVVLRTDPAIDGEQLCRVIRAVRASR, encoded by the coding sequence ATGGGATTGGACAGCAAAAAGGACGTCCATTTGGACGGCTCATCGGGAGGGCGGGTGAGCCGGCTGGAGGTGCTTGAAGGACCGTCGGGACGCCGCGTGCGTTCGGAGGCTGAGAGAGCTCGGATCGTGGCCGAGAGTCTACTACCGGGTGCCCAGGTGTCCGAGGTGGCGCGCAAGCACGGAGCAACGCGCTGGCAGATTTACGATTGGCGACGACGCTTTCGACAGCGAGGCATGTTGGCGCCGTGCGAGGCGTCGCAGTCGACATTCGCGCCGCTGGTCGTGGAAGGCGCGTTGCAGGAGCGTCAGGTTCCGGCGATCAAGCTTGAGATCGCGATTGGCGATGTCGTGCTGCGGACGGACCCCGCCATAGATGGCGAGCAGCTGTGCCGGGTGATCCGCGCAGTGCGAGCGTCACGATGA